A region from the Acidobacteriota bacterium genome encodes:
- a CDS encoding PEGA domain-containing protein, whose amino-acid sequence MKVAHLQEPAEEDVIFRDGLGVRERRDLGAGEVVDWFHLDPAFASAEHALRERVSRLTKLQHAKFARILGLEPATKGRGPILVSSHVAGTRLSDVLEMAGHGLVTFEPGVALQVTRDVLGALAILHDSRNVAHGCLGPERIVLTPAGRVVIVEHALASALDRLQRQRHQLWREWRIPATLGPGAPRLDMETDVAQIGLLALAALLGRPLDEEEYPHRLRGLVPLAQDRLARSPAAAIAADVAAWLERVAPVDSRRAFRTMRDAQRAFDALLPSGAAAIGVSVSRVKGVMAAIASLNERPAAPAVQDADPMPALVDEPVWVAAPVVVEDASAIDDVPAVAGAPVAAAVEPEPQLDPEPEIDIEALLRLEAELEGDGDVAPSLVVAEAAVVAEPAFEPDPEPEPAPASESPLPPEMEGAPASDTGPELEAVALVDAPPDVVAEALSDVVAPAHEEPSLEAIAQERVDLERQFAELLDSVAPADEGPADEEPVALVPPRPETSEPLVDVRVMWSSMPATDIVDDTVGESAGQTGEDILTSEDGTEPLIEPLVQPLVETFGQIDASVEPVESTEASVETSGWWREALPWRTDVADATAVSTESMVAPTPVFEEAVAIEPVPAFDEVVAVESVSAIEALPLVEPEPEPDVVAEIDEEPFELLAAAVVEPSDELVGAEVADVEAAILDTNTLALPFEAVEERVDDAVDTYQAFTDVALEAAAEDIGLGTEDGAFAVLPVEEPSFSLLTLDGQPVAEGIATDIHDVVSEFVIPDEPGADLSAAASCAEVDAAGLQMEGESVLARFAEAPCVEVEVRAEEPSVAAGTTKRRKKRSRRKKSGTATAPVAPAPATAVVQPADPIPEPVCEVEPAYEPEPEAGPDAPADLPAATPREMATSLLHREVPAWTPPTVDVRPPAPEAPREPVPAPHPQAAPAAWDAPAAVAASDAFRPYEPEIHAVGLPDPEALDARTGRPAVTSVADALAPTPGSRAANVETWAVANTPVSAPRVNWRRVIAASILVALFQGAAFAAWWWTLPGATGTLVVQTSRAAGVEVILDDKPLGRTPFSGEVAPGRHKLVLRQGETLREMPVEISVGVVTTQAIDWPVAAGGRGSLQITSSPTGAQVLVGGRSRGETPLLLEDLPAGGQSLLIRSDAGTVSASAIVIAGATTPLDVKIFAGWILVDAPVEVQLLLNGREKIGSSMDGQILLPPGTHRVQATNDALGIHEWITATVEPGAVRRVTLMVAPATIALRDEAEVFVDGASIGTTPGTLDVPVGTHEIAIRPVTGPERKQAMTVRSRQRIEF is encoded by the coding sequence GTGAAAGTAGCACACCTCCAGGAACCGGCGGAAGAAGACGTGATCTTTCGCGACGGTCTCGGTGTGCGCGAGCGCCGTGACCTGGGCGCAGGCGAGGTCGTGGACTGGTTCCACCTGGACCCGGCCTTCGCGTCGGCGGAACACGCCCTGCGCGAGCGGGTTTCCCGGCTCACCAAGCTGCAGCACGCGAAGTTCGCCCGCATCCTCGGGCTCGAACCGGCGACGAAGGGGCGCGGTCCCATCCTCGTGTCGAGCCACGTGGCCGGCACACGCCTGTCCGATGTGCTCGAGATGGCGGGGCACGGACTGGTCACCTTCGAGCCCGGTGTCGCGCTCCAGGTGACGCGCGACGTGCTCGGGGCACTCGCCATCCTTCACGACTCCCGCAACGTTGCACACGGGTGCCTCGGCCCGGAGCGCATCGTCCTGACACCGGCCGGCCGCGTCGTGATCGTCGAGCACGCACTGGCGTCTGCCCTGGATCGGTTGCAGCGTCAGCGCCACCAGTTGTGGCGCGAGTGGCGGATCCCGGCCACGCTCGGGCCCGGCGCGCCGCGTCTCGACATGGAAACGGACGTGGCGCAGATTGGCCTGTTGGCGCTGGCCGCGCTGCTCGGACGTCCACTCGATGAAGAGGAGTACCCGCACCGGCTGCGTGGACTGGTGCCGCTGGCGCAGGATCGTCTCGCACGATCGCCGGCCGCCGCGATCGCCGCCGATGTGGCGGCCTGGCTCGAACGCGTGGCACCGGTCGACAGTCGTCGCGCGTTCAGGACCATGCGCGACGCGCAGCGCGCGTTCGACGCGCTCCTGCCGTCGGGCGCGGCGGCAATCGGCGTGAGCGTGTCTCGCGTGAAGGGCGTCATGGCCGCCATCGCGAGCCTCAACGAGCGTCCGGCCGCGCCGGCCGTTCAGGACGCTGACCCGATGCCGGCGCTCGTCGACGAGCCCGTGTGGGTCGCCGCACCTGTTGTCGTGGAGGACGCGTCGGCGATCGACGACGTGCCAGCCGTTGCCGGAGCGCCGGTCGCGGCCGCGGTCGAACCCGAGCCGCAGCTGGACCCGGAGCCCGAGATCGACATCGAGGCCCTGCTCCGGCTCGAGGCGGAGCTGGAGGGCGACGGTGACGTCGCGCCCTCCCTCGTCGTGGCGGAGGCGGCGGTCGTGGCCGAACCGGCGTTCGAGCCGGATCCAGAACCAGAGCCGGCGCCAGCGTCGGAGTCCCCCTTGCCGCCCGAGATGGAGGGTGCGCCAGCGTCGGACACGGGTCCTGAGCTCGAAGCCGTTGCCCTTGTCGACGCACCGCCGGACGTCGTCGCCGAGGCGTTGTCGGACGTGGTCGCGCCCGCTCATGAGGAGCCGTCGCTGGAGGCCATCGCGCAGGAGCGCGTCGATCTCGAGCGTCAGTTCGCGGAACTGCTCGACAGCGTGGCACCCGCCGACGAGGGACCGGCCGACGAGGAGCCCGTCGCACTCGTTCCCCCGCGACCCGAAACGTCGGAACCACTCGTCGATGTGCGCGTGATGTGGTCGTCCATGCCCGCCACCGACATCGTCGACGACACGGTGGGAGAGAGTGCGGGTCAGACAGGTGAGGACATCCTTACCAGCGAGGACGGCACCGAGCCGCTCATCGAACCGCTGGTCCAGCCGCTCGTCGAGACGTTCGGTCAGATCGATGCGTCGGTGGAGCCCGTTGAGTCCACCGAGGCGTCGGTCGAGACGTCTGGCTGGTGGCGCGAGGCGCTCCCGTGGCGGACGGATGTTGCGGACGCGACGGCGGTGTCCACGGAATCGATGGTCGCACCGACGCCGGTCTTCGAGGAGGCTGTCGCCATCGAGCCGGTGCCAGCCTTCGACGAGGTCGTCGCCGTCGAGTCGGTGTCAGCCATCGAGGCTTTGCCACTCGTCGAGCCCGAGCCCGAGCCCGATGTCGTGGCGGAGATCGATGAAGAGCCGTTCGAGTTGTTGGCTGCGGCGGTCGTCGAACCATCCGACGAACTCGTCGGGGCGGAAGTCGCTGACGTCGAGGCCGCGATTCTCGACACCAACACATTGGCGCTTCCTTTCGAGGCGGTGGAGGAACGCGTCGACGATGCGGTCGATACGTATCAGGCGTTCACCGACGTGGCGCTCGAGGCTGCTGCGGAGGACATCGGTCTGGGCACGGAGGACGGGGCGTTCGCCGTGCTGCCAGTAGAGGAGCCGTCGTTCTCGCTCCTCACGCTCGACGGCCAGCCCGTGGCCGAAGGGATTGCGACGGACATCCACGACGTCGTCTCCGAGTTCGTCATACCCGACGAGCCAGGGGCTGACTTGTCCGCCGCCGCGTCCTGCGCGGAGGTGGATGCCGCTGGCCTCCAGATGGAAGGGGAGTCTGTCTTGGCACGGTTCGCCGAAGCGCCATGCGTGGAGGTGGAAGTCCGTGCGGAGGAGCCGAGCGTCGCGGCGGGCACCACGAAGCGCAGGAAGAAGCGGTCGCGCCGGAAGAAGTCCGGCACGGCGACCGCACCTGTCGCACCCGCTCCGGCGACGGCAGTCGTGCAGCCCGCGGATCCGATTCCGGAACCCGTGTGCGAGGTCGAGCCAGCGTACGAGCCGGAGCCGGAAGCCGGTCCTGACGCCCCCGCGGATCTGCCAGCCGCAACACCTCGGGAGATGGCGACGTCGCTCCTGCACCGGGAAGTCCCGGCGTGGACACCGCCCACCGTCGACGTGCGTCCGCCGGCTCCCGAGGCGCCTCGCGAGCCCGTGCCCGCTCCCCATCCGCAGGCCGCCCCGGCCGCCTGGGACGCGCCCGCCGCCGTGGCGGCATCCGACGCCTTCAGGCCCTACGAACCGGAGATTCACGCCGTGGGGCTGCCGGACCCGGAGGCGCTCGACGCGCGAACGGGACGGCCTGCGGTGACGTCGGTGGCCGATGCGCTCGCGCCCACGCCCGGATCACGAGCTGCGAACGTCGAGACGTGGGCGGTGGCGAACACGCCGGTGTCGGCACCCCGCGTGAACTGGCGTCGCGTGATCGCCGCGTCGATTCTCGTGGCCCTGTTCCAGGGGGCCGCGTTCGCCGCGTGGTGGTGGACCCTCCCCGGCGCCACCGGCACGCTCGTCGTGCAGACATCGCGTGCCGCGGGCGTGGAAGTCATCCTCGACGACAAGCCGCTCGGGCGGACGCCATTCAGCGGCGAGGTCGCGCCAGGACGTCACAAGCTGGTGCTGCGTCAGGGCGAGACGCTGCGCGAGATGCCCGTCGAGATCAGCGTCGGCGTGGTGACGACGCAGGCCATCGACTGGCCGGTGGCGGCCGGAGGGCGTGGCAGTCTGCAGATCACGTCGAGTCCCACGGGCGCGCAAGTCCTCGTCGGTGGCCGGTCGCGCGGCGAGACGCCGCTGCTGCTGGAGGACCTCCCGGCCGGTGGACAGTCGTTGCTGATTCGCAGCGACGCCGGTACGGTGAGCGCATCGGCGATTGTCATCGCCGGCGCGACCACGCCCCTGGACGTGAAGATCTTCGCGGGGTGGATCCTGGTCGATGCGCCTGTCGAAGTGCAGCTCCTGCTGAACGGGCGCGAGAAGATCGGGTCGAGCATGGACGGCCAGATCCTGCTGCCGCCAGGGACGCATCGCGTGCAGGCCACCAACGACGCGCTCGGCATCCATGAGTGGATCACGGCCACCGTGGAGCCTGGCGCCGTCAGGCGTGTGACGCTGATGGTGGCGCCCGCCACGATCGCGTTGCGAGACGAAGCCGAAGTGTTCGTCGATGGTGCGTCGATCGGCACCACGCCGGGAACGCTGGACGTCCCCGTGGGCACGCACGAAATCGCGATTCGCCCCGTCACCGGCCCCGAGCGGAAGCAGGCGATGACGGTGCGATCGCGGCAGCGTATCGAGTTCTGA
- the thrC gene encoding threonine synthase, whose product MYRASFRCIAGCPGTHPLFTPLYRCPTCGDLLEVAHDMEALKDRSAGAWMRLFDDRYKRTLWPYGSAVWGKREWVCPDIRDDQIVSMDEGGTNLLWAERYGSTLGVPDLWIKQCGNSHTGSFKDLGMTVLVSAVRQMITDGQQVRAIACASTGDTSAALAAYAAAAGIPAIVLLPKGKVSVAQLLQPIANGAFVLSLDTDFDGCMAIVQRLAAEEGVYLANSMNSLRLEGQKTVSIEIVQQWDWQVPDVVVIPGGNLGNVSALGAGFDMMQALGVISKRPRIVVAQAARANPLYLAYTNGWQFEPVQAQSTLASAIQIGNPVSIRKAIRTLEAYDGIVEQATEAELADASARADRTGMFNCPHTGVALAVLEKLVARGDVTRDQKVVVVSTANGLKFSDFKLQYHTRQLEGIDARLANTPIELPNDYDAVRRAIDEQVAG is encoded by the coding sequence ATGTATCGCGCTTCATTCCGCTGCATCGCCGGGTGCCCGGGCACCCATCCGCTCTTCACGCCGCTCTATCGCTGCCCGACCTGCGGCGACCTCCTGGAGGTGGCGCACGACATGGAGGCCTTGAAGGACCGCTCCGCAGGCGCGTGGATGCGGCTCTTCGACGACAGGTACAAGCGCACGCTGTGGCCGTACGGCTCCGCGGTGTGGGGCAAACGCGAGTGGGTGTGCCCCGACATCCGCGACGACCAGATCGTGTCGATGGACGAGGGCGGCACGAACCTGCTGTGGGCGGAGCGTTACGGCAGCACCCTCGGCGTGCCGGACCTGTGGATCAAGCAGTGCGGCAACTCGCACACCGGGTCGTTCAAGGACCTCGGCATGACCGTGCTGGTGTCGGCCGTCCGCCAGATGATCACCGACGGCCAGCAGGTGCGCGCCATCGCGTGCGCGTCGACGGGCGACACGTCGGCGGCGCTCGCGGCGTATGCCGCGGCCGCTGGCATCCCGGCGATCGTGCTGCTGCCGAAAGGCAAGGTGTCGGTGGCCCAGTTGCTGCAGCCGATCGCCAACGGCGCGTTCGTGCTGTCGCTCGACACCGACTTCGACGGCTGCATGGCGATCGTGCAGCGGCTGGCGGCCGAAGAGGGCGTCTACCTGGCGAACTCGATGAACAGCCTGCGCCTCGAAGGCCAGAAGACGGTGTCAATCGAGATCGTCCAGCAGTGGGACTGGCAGGTGCCTGACGTTGTCGTGATCCCGGGCGGCAACCTCGGGAACGTGAGCGCGCTCGGCGCCGGGTTCGACATGATGCAGGCGCTCGGCGTCATCAGCAAGCGTCCCCGCATCGTCGTGGCACAGGCCGCGCGTGCCAATCCGCTCTATCTCGCGTACACCAACGGCTGGCAGTTCGAGCCGGTGCAGGCGCAGAGCACGCTGGCCTCGGCGATCCAGATCGGCAACCCTGTCTCGATACGTAAGGCGATACGCACGCTCGAGGCCTACGACGGCATCGTCGAGCAGGCGACGGAAGCGGAGCTGGCCGATGCGTCGGCGCGCGCCGACCGCACGGGCATGTTCAACTGCCCGCACACGGGCGTGGCGCTGGCCGTCCTCGAGAAGCTGGTGGCGCGCGGAGACGTGACGCGCGACCAGAAGGTGGTGGTCGTTTCGACGGCCAACGGCCTGAAGTTCAGCGACTTCAAGCTGCAGTACCACACGCGTCAGCTCGAGGGTATCGACGCGCGTCTGGCCAACACGCCGATCGAACTGCCCAACGACTACGACGCCGTGAGGCGGGCGATCGACGAACAAGTCGCGGGATAG
- a CDS encoding PD40 domain-containing protein, producing the protein MTVYRVLLLLVVVAVSWLGLRGAATSAAQAGGEDVVVTVREGTSMAIAVSPDGQQVAFDLQGTLWVVPIGGGDARRLTDEYGDIRQPDWSPDGTRLAFQSYRDGTWRIWTIRADGTGLTAVTSGPFDDREPHWSPDGRRIAFSSDRSGNYDIWVLDVASGVVTPVTTHTGDDFFPAWSPDGSEIAFASTRSSSPGVYATTLDGAERRIADARGSVGAPSWSRDGRVLFTTMPITQGAGATVPPGTPAPRARLYLNTDVIAADEDYVPFRAQWIDGDEFLYPADGTIKRRSLTRGALPGVPFTASLTVRLARYARKVRDFDSTTPRPALGILRPVLSPDGTRLAFAALGDIWIQPIDGTPVRVTDDDCVDTDPAWSPDGRSLAFSSDRAGSMDVWVRDLSTRQERRLTSSTDADMAPVWSPDGRRIAYVSNQAYEQGELHVVPAEGGPSRRLRDRAFGVGYPSWTPDGTRIVVSAIRPYSARYREATNYAWSVPVEAGQPDLLIPQPHVAAGKRAGDGPAVSPDGRRWAFVVDGQLHVQALDAQGRPSGTPVRVAEELADSISWAGPDRVLYLSSDAVRVAHLDGTPPTTIAIPLTWQRRVPEGRLVVHAGRLIDAVSPEPRTDVDIIVDRHRIAAIVPHDASHHTGRVIDASRHTIYPGLIEGHAHTLVEHGRNFGFVHLAYGVTSVRDVGGLPYDELETREAIDSGRRVGPRLFTTGYLLDGIRPYYPMASPSSSEAAVDRELLRASRLDYDTFKTYVRLPDTLQRRAIEGAHRLGIPLSSHEIYPAALSGADSVEHTGATSRRGYSTKQSLAGRAYEDVIRIVAGARMTLTPTLALGGFQVAANEDVSLIEDPRWLALQPAWTDATVRARRGLASRRRADLTPAQRTVRALHEAGVRIIAGVDSPLSPYGTSLHVELQDYVAAGLTPFEAIQTATRNTADLLGAGRDLGTLEPGKLADMVIVDGNPLERIADTLRVRVVVKNGDVLDIDERTGAVTLRP; encoded by the coding sequence ATGACGGTGTATCGGGTTCTCCTCTTGCTGGTGGTCGTGGCTGTCTCGTGGCTGGGGCTGCGTGGGGCGGCGACCAGCGCGGCGCAGGCGGGTGGCGAGGACGTCGTAGTCACCGTGCGCGAGGGCACGTCGATGGCCATCGCGGTGTCGCCCGATGGTCAGCAGGTGGCCTTCGACCTCCAGGGGACACTGTGGGTCGTGCCCATCGGCGGTGGTGACGCGCGACGGCTCACCGACGAGTACGGCGACATCAGGCAGCCCGACTGGTCGCCCGACGGTACGCGTCTCGCGTTCCAGAGTTACAGGGACGGCACGTGGCGGATTTGGACCATCCGCGCCGACGGAACGGGGCTGACGGCCGTCACCTCCGGACCATTCGACGACAGAGAGCCGCACTGGTCGCCAGACGGGCGACGCATCGCCTTCTCCTCCGATCGCAGCGGCAACTACGACATCTGGGTGCTCGACGTGGCGTCCGGCGTTGTCACGCCGGTGACCACCCACACGGGCGACGACTTCTTCCCCGCATGGTCGCCGGACGGGAGCGAGATCGCGTTCGCGTCGACGCGCTCGTCGTCGCCTGGCGTCTACGCCACGACGCTCGATGGTGCGGAGCGCCGGATCGCTGACGCCCGTGGCAGCGTCGGCGCGCCATCGTGGTCGCGCGATGGCCGCGTGCTGTTCACCACGATGCCGATCACGCAAGGGGCCGGTGCCACGGTACCGCCGGGAACGCCGGCTCCGCGGGCTCGCCTGTACCTGAACACCGACGTGATCGCCGCAGACGAGGACTACGTCCCGTTCCGTGCGCAGTGGATTGACGGCGACGAATTCCTCTATCCGGCCGACGGCACGATCAAGCGACGCTCGCTGACGCGTGGAGCGCTGCCCGGTGTGCCGTTCACCGCTTCGCTCACCGTGCGACTTGCCAGATATGCGCGGAAGGTCCGTGACTTCGACTCGACGACGCCGCGACCCGCGCTCGGCATCCTGCGCCCCGTGCTATCGCCGGATGGGACCCGTCTTGCGTTCGCCGCGCTCGGCGACATCTGGATCCAGCCGATCGACGGCACGCCCGTTCGCGTGACCGACGACGACTGTGTCGACACGGATCCGGCATGGTCGCCCGACGGCCGGTCCCTGGCGTTCTCGTCCGATCGCGCGGGTTCGATGGACGTGTGGGTGCGCGATCTCTCGACGAGGCAGGAGCGCCGTCTCACCTCGTCGACCGACGCCGACATGGCGCCGGTCTGGTCGCCCGACGGCCGCCGGATCGCGTACGTGAGCAATCAGGCCTACGAGCAGGGCGAGCTGCACGTGGTGCCTGCCGAAGGTGGTCCGTCACGACGCCTGCGCGATCGTGCGTTCGGCGTGGGGTATCCCTCGTGGACGCCCGACGGCACACGCATCGTCGTATCGGCCATCAGGCCGTACTCGGCGCGCTACAGGGAAGCCACCAATTACGCGTGGTCCGTGCCCGTCGAGGCGGGACAGCCGGACCTGCTCATTCCGCAGCCGCACGTCGCTGCGGGCAAGCGCGCGGGCGATGGCCCCGCGGTGTCGCCCGATGGCCGCCGGTGGGCGTTCGTCGTCGACGGCCAGTTGCACGTGCAGGCGCTCGATGCGCAGGGCCGTCCGTCGGGCACGCCCGTGCGCGTGGCCGAGGAACTGGCAGACAGCATCAGTTGGGCCGGGCCGGATCGCGTGCTGTACCTGTCCAGCGACGCGGTGCGCGTCGCGCACCTCGATGGCACGCCTCCCACGACGATCGCGATCCCGTTGACGTGGCAGCGCCGAGTTCCGGAAGGACGCCTCGTCGTCCACGCCGGGCGACTCATCGATGCCGTGTCACCGGAGCCCCGCACAGACGTCGACATCATCGTCGACAGGCATCGCATCGCCGCGATCGTGCCGCACGACGCGTCGCATCACACGGGGCGCGTGATCGACGCCAGCCGGCACACCATCTATCCGGGGCTCATCGAAGGGCACGCGCACACGTTGGTCGAGCACGGCAGGAACTTCGGCTTCGTCCACCTGGCATATGGCGTCACGAGCGTGCGTGACGTGGGCGGCCTGCCCTATGACGAACTCGAGACTCGCGAAGCGATCGACTCCGGGCGGCGCGTGGGGCCGCGCCTGTTCACGACGGGCTATCTGCTCGACGGCATCCGTCCGTACTACCCGATGGCCTCGCCCTCGTCGAGCGAGGCAGCCGTCGACAGGGAACTACTGCGCGCCAGTCGGCTCGACTACGACACGTTCAAGACGTACGTGCGCCTGCCAGACACGCTGCAACGCCGCGCGATCGAGGGGGCGCACCGGCTGGGCATCCCGCTGTCGTCGCACGAGATCTACCCGGCGGCGCTGTCGGGAGCCGACAGCGTGGAGCACACCGGCGCCACGAGCCGTCGCGGGTACTCGACCAAGCAGTCGCTGGCCGGGCGCGCATACGAGGACGTCATCAGGATCGTCGCCGGCGCGCGCATGACGCTGACGCCGACGCTGGCGCTTGGCGGTTTCCAGGTGGCGGCCAATGAAGACGTGTCGCTCATCGAGGATCCGCGCTGGCTCGCCCTGCAACCGGCATGGACCGATGCCACGGTGCGTGCGCGTCGTGGGCTTGCGTCCCGTCGACGTGCCGACCTGACGCCGGCGCAGCGCACGGTGCGCGCGCTGCACGAGGCCGGCGTGCGGATCATCGCGGGCGTCGATTCGCCGCTGTCGCCATACGGGACGTCGCTGCACGTGGAACTGCAGGACTACGTGGCGGCGGGGCTCACGCCGTTCGAGGCGATTCAGACAGCCACGCGCAACACGGCGGACCTGCTCGGCGCGGGACGCGATCTCGGCACGCTCGAACCGGGCAAGCTCGCCGACATGGTGATCGTCGACGGCAATCCGCTCGAACGGATCGCCGACACGCTCCGCGTTCGGGTGGTCGTGAAGAACGGCGACGTCCTTGACATCGACGAGCGGACCGGAGCAGTGACGCTCCGCCCGTAG
- a CDS encoding ATP-binding cassette domain-containing protein, which translates to MALIELDGVTMAFGHRPLLEAATLRLDAGERVCLIGRNGAGKSTLLRVLAGELPADSGRVWQQPGLRVARLEQDVPPGGDRSVFAVVADGLGALGALATEYHQVAHAVAEHGTDALMARLGELQDALDRQDGWRLEQRVEDVIARLDLPEDAAVSTLSGGQRRRVLLAQALVRQPDVLLLDEPTNHLDIDSIEWLEAFLREFTGALLFVTHDRTLLRALATRIVELDRGMLRSYPGNYDTYLETREAEQEAESQQQDKFDKLLAREEAWIRQGIKARRTRDEGRVRALEAMRRERAQRREKAGTVHLAIDDSERSGALVLDARHLSHSFGDRPVIDDFSGRIMRGDRVGILGPNGSGKTTLLRLLLGTLPVQSGEVVRGTTLSIAYFDQEREQLDPDVTVMDTVADGRQMVDVPGGGTRHVAGYLKEFLFTPDRFQSPVRALSGGERNRLLLARLLVRPANLLVLDEPTNDLDLETLDVLEDLLLGFAGTLLVVSHDRAFLDRVVTSTIAFEGEGRVREYVGGYSDWVRQRPSPLVETPEPVREQPVRPAGEPVAARPAKLTYKERLELDALPASIESIETRKADLEAAINAQDFHLRGPIGMAETASALEACEAELERVMARWLDLEGRAGAAR; encoded by the coding sequence ATGGCATTGATCGAACTCGACGGCGTGACGATGGCGTTCGGCCACCGGCCATTGCTCGAAGCCGCGACGCTGCGGCTCGACGCCGGGGAGCGCGTGTGCCTCATCGGTCGTAACGGCGCGGGCAAGTCCACGCTGCTGCGCGTGCTGGCTGGCGAGCTTCCGGCCGATTCCGGCCGCGTATGGCAGCAGCCCGGTCTTCGTGTGGCGCGACTGGAGCAGGACGTGCCGCCCGGTGGCGATCGCAGCGTGTTCGCCGTCGTGGCCGACGGGCTCGGCGCACTGGGCGCACTGGCCACCGAGTATCACCAGGTGGCGCACGCGGTGGCCGAGCACGGCACCGACGCCCTGATGGCCCGCCTCGGCGAGTTGCAGGACGCTCTGGACCGGCAGGACGGGTGGCGTCTCGAGCAGCGCGTGGAGGACGTGATCGCGCGCCTCGACCTGCCCGAAGACGCAGCCGTCAGCACGCTCTCGGGCGGCCAGCGTCGCCGCGTCCTGCTGGCGCAGGCACTCGTGCGGCAACCCGACGTGCTGCTGCTCGACGAGCCGACGAACCATCTCGACATCGACTCGATCGAGTGGCTTGAAGCCTTCCTGCGCGAGTTCACCGGCGCGCTGCTCTTCGTCACGCACGACAGGACGCTGCTGCGTGCGCTGGCTACGCGCATCGTCGAGCTCGATCGCGGGATGCTCCGCAGCTATCCCGGCAACTACGATACGTACCTCGAGACGCGCGAGGCCGAGCAGGAGGCCGAGTCGCAGCAGCAGGACAAGTTCGACAAGCTCCTCGCGCGCGAGGAAGCGTGGATCCGGCAGGGCATCAAGGCGCGGCGCACGCGGGACGAAGGCCGCGTCCGCGCGCTCGAGGCCATGCGACGCGAGCGCGCGCAGCGGCGCGAGAAGGCCGGCACCGTGCACCTCGCCATCGACGACAGCGAACGCTCCGGTGCGCTGGTGCTCGACGCCCGTCATCTCTCGCACAGCTTCGGCGACCGCCCGGTCATCGACGATTTCAGCGGCCGCATCATGCGCGGCGATCGCGTCGGCATCCTCGGCCCCAATGGGTCGGGCAAGACGACGCTGCTGCGGTTGTTGCTCGGGACCCTGCCCGTGCAGTCGGGAGAGGTGGTTCGCGGGACGACCCTGTCGATCGCGTACTTCGATCAGGAGCGCGAGCAACTCGACCCCGACGTGACGGTGATGGACACCGTGGCCGACGGCCGGCAGATGGTCGACGTGCCAGGCGGCGGCACGCGCCATGTCGCCGGCTACCTGAAGGAATTTCTCTTCACGCCGGACCGATTCCAGTCGCCGGTGCGCGCGCTGTCAGGCGGCGAGCGCAATCGCCTTCTGCTCGCGCGACTGCTGGTCCGTCCGGCCAACCTGCTCGTGCTCGACGAGCCGACCAACGATCTCGACCTGGAGACGCTCGACGTCCTCGAGGACCTGCTGCTCGGATTCGCCGGCACGCTGCTGGTGGTGAGTCACGATCGCGCGTTCCTCGATCGCGTCGTCACGAGCACGATCGCGTTCGAGGGCGAGGGCCGCGTGCGGGAGTACGTCGGTGGGTACTCGGACTGGGTGCGTCAGCGGCCGTCGCCCCTCGTCGAGACACCGGAGCCGGTGCGCGAACAACCTGTTCGTCCCGCGGGGGAGCCCGTCGCCGCCCGTCCCGCGAAACTCACGTACAAGGAACGCCTCGAACTGGACGCGCTTCCCGCCTCGATCGAGAGCATCGAGACACGAAAGGCCGACCTGGAAGCCGCGATCAACGCGCAGGACTTCCACCTGCGCGGTCCCATCGGGATGGCCGAGACGGCATCGGCGCTGGAGGCCTGCGAGGCCGAGCTCGAACGTGTGATGGCCCGGTGGCTCGACCTCGAAGGCCGGGCCGGCGCGGCGCGGTAA